In Bicyclus anynana chromosome 13, ilBicAnyn1.1, whole genome shotgun sequence, a genomic segment contains:
- the LOC112053041 gene encoding uncharacterized protein LOC112053041 has product MKRTYRSKKETGGGLDPRDVVLALDEKASAFDAFYIQNIKQTKREMSIGASMFAASNKVRKRKYVKRLKDQEPIREARESTSTSAYLTPDKSLRLKRALDPFDMLLNSPSSKVSSQPVFSPMYAKRKGKSYRKKASNKKKYNYNTSESDSEKETHQSISDVTHDASNVLSYKLDIVEEKVMPAVINDSINDIKIEDLSLLKNTVSPLSMDLKDKFNTSFVKSPLCSTPFNKKYRGKSIYKFSPISLSIDDSEYGTTTTEFQKSCNNQEDDRIYKIVQNTTSIVSHENNVSDSPVLQTKDVINKTKLKDVETFKRYHHLLACKNISQLEKSTEEPLLGFSNAISSENIFMQAIRKRYKEITEDTHNDVQKSQPSSFSGDLGIVKNCHGSYSSNSNDDDSTTDNFKAKNNHHEINKSQNNINLEVSIDQYNEEKYNNENESIHKTTSHISLKENSMDPNKQVNTLGFSQIISGIGNEISINEHYLLEQSETYTDKNSVIENENSLVSSPHRKECDVYENQLNANEESTSELSHIYLEQNSNICSEKDSIVENSNCLTPQHLKESNTEENQLHLNEESISELSYIYSEQNSTISSEKNIIVEIDNSLASGPPLLMESYTEESQLHLNKESISELSHTYSERNSSINSDYSSKADSSTSGNSDSHYESCNSECEISEIKTNKKELVVELERLNESLISKYYTNKNDSINGALETENMKDALYCGEISSNSCSNDNERESTTSNEECDVSQESSNADKDVASIDENNKSDEDIFDSFVTRRKRNEVTKDSFILSFENSLTSGSSGDYDKTVISNYKNSLGSLKEYSNNTLTISDVQIDKNGKVDESQIESEYLLQKEKSILETNTQTETPLPKIKRSSEVLTSVGTRKSSKFLNRVSYDKEIDGTSRKSLAAGKRTVNTRKSKQQYISSPNILAIDEDNYLSSRNSVVPHTDVVTRRTSRLSRKSNENINSSAHRVPAQNFDNQTSYNIDDDKSELKPGIVLEPGKRWERSLSIFRRMTTLGGNLDQSVSEEEKISNKGRMYRQSVIHTMEIQDISVSLHNESVRSRFSDIHSKPSRSTIKIVRESNASRISLSSTLTSEDLGFLTEDCDDTVVELSKLSIIGSDHEVTVLDNFNDSSNRITTARDYVLRRCNQTDVILFDECYPDTALKNCRKIGEGVYGEVFLWRAGDGRARVLKIVPIAGDTKVNGESQKDYHEIISEIVIAMELSALRAPIIDIEKHFDEGQTNETLDLHCVENATDVFNEVLAVRCVYGNYPSRLLDLWELYDECKGSDNDNPAVLPPDQQFMVLELANAGQDLEGYQFHNAEQAYALFKQVAFGLAVAEEAFQFEHRDLHWGNVLIAPTEQKYATFVLRGRVHRVARRGVAATVIDYSLSRLSLRLPSAESAALYNDLSADDGLFDAVGDYQFSVYRLMRDKLGNDWKNFEPYTNILWLHYIVDKMITALRYTRTNTKIHKHYIAKLKEIKNRILDYGSAVQYVLTDNEL; this is encoded by the exons atgaaaagaACGTATAGATCTAAAAAAGAAACCGGCGGTGGTTTAGATCCTCGTGATGTTGTACTTGCATTGGATGAAAAGGCTTCGGCCTTTGATGCTTtctatatacaaaatattaaacaaactaagcgaGAAATGTCTATCGGAGCTTCGATGTTTGCTGCATCGAATAAAGTTCGTAAAAGGAAATATGTTAAACGGCTAAAGGACCAGGAACCTATCAGGGAGGCTAGAGAATCCACGTCGACATCTGCCTATTTAACTCCGGACAAATCTTTAAGATTAAAAAGAGCTTTGGATCCGTTTGATATGCTTCTGAATTCGCCGTCAAGTAAAGTATCTTCACAACCAGTGTTTAGTCCGATGTATGCCAAAAG GAAAGGCAAGTCATACAGAAAGAAGGCATCAAACAAGAAAAAGTACAACTATAATACCAGTGAATCAG ATTCAGAAAAAGAAACTCACCAAAGCATTAGTGATGTAACACATGATGCATCAAATGTCCTCAGTTATAAATTGGATATTGTAGAGGAAAAGGTTATGCCAGCAGTCATAAATGattctattaatgatattaaaattgaagatttatctttattaaaaaatacagttaGTCCTTTGTCAATGGATCTGAAAGATAAATTTAATACCTCATTTGTGAAATCTCCTTTATGTAGTActccatttaataaaaaatatagaggcaaatctatttacaaatttTCACCTATATCACTAAGTATTGATGATAGTGAATATGGTACAACTACAACTGAGTTTCAGAAAAGTTGCAATAACCAAGAAGATGatagaatatataaaattgttcaaaatacAACATCAATTGTATCACATGAGAACAATGTTAGTGATTCTCCAGTATTGCAGACTAaagatgtaattaataaaactaagcTAAAAGATGTAGAAACATTTAAGCGCTATCACCATCTACTGGCATGTAAGAATATATCCCAACTAGAAAAAAGTACAGAAGAGCCTCTTCTAGGTTTCTCAAACGCAATAAGCTCAGAAAATATATTCATGCAAGCAATCAGAAAGAGATATAAAGAAATCACAGAAGACACTCACAATGATGTACAAAAAAGCCAGCCATCCAGTTTCTCGGGTGATTTGGGCATTGTAAAAAATTGTCATGGTTCATATTCAAGTAattctaatgatgatgattcaacaACAGACAATTTTAAGGCTAAAAATAATCATCACGAAATTAATAAAAGCCAAAACAATATTAATCTAGAAGTCTCAATAGATCAATATAacgaagaaaaatataataatgaaaatgaatCTATTCATAAAACAACAAGTCATATATCTTTAAAAGAAAACAGCATGGATccaaataaacaagtaaatacTTTGGGATTTAGTCAAATAATTAGTGGTATCGGAAACGAAATTAGCATAAATGAACATTATCTTTTAGAACAAAGTGAGACTTATACTGATAAAAATAGTGTAATAGAAAATGAGAATAGTTTAGTATCAAGTCCACATCGGAAGGAATGTGATGTTTATGAAAATCAACTTAATGCAAATGAAGAAAGTACTTCAGAATTAAGTCATATATATTTAGAACAAAATAGCAATATATGTAGTGAAAAAGATAGTATTGTTGAAAATAGTAATTGTTTAACACCACAACATTTGAAGGAAAGTAATACTGAAGAAAATCAACTTCATTTAAATGAAGAAAGTATTTCAGAATTAAGTTATATATATTCAGAACAAAATAGCACTATaagtagtgaaaaaaatattatcgttGAAATCGATAATAGCTTAGCATCAGGCCCACCACTTTTGATGGAAAGTTATACTGAAGAAAGTCAActtcatttaaataaagaaagtatTTCAGAATTAAGTCATACATATTCGGAGCGAAATAGCTCTATAAATAGTGATTATAGTTCAAAGGCAGATTCAAGTACGTCAGGCAACAGTGACTCTCATTATGAATCTTGTAATAGTGAATGTGAAATCTCAgagattaaaacaaataaaaaagaacttgTAGTTGAACTAGAGAGACTTAATGAGtcattaataagtaaatattacacaaataagaATGATTCGATAAATGGTGCATTAGAAACTGAAAATATGAAAGATGCGTTGTACTGCGGTGAGATTAGTAGTAATAGTTGTTCTAACGATAATGAACGAGAAAGCACTACAAGTAACGAAGAATGTGATGTTTCACAAGAGTCATCCAATGCTGATAAAGATGTAGCTTCTATTGATGAAAACAATAAATCTGACGAAGATATATTTGATAGCTTTGTTACAAGAAGAAAGAGGAATGAAGTAACAAAAGATTCATTCATATTGTCATTCGAGAACTCTCTTACTAGTGGCAGTAGTGGCGATTATGATAAGactgtaattagtaattataaaaatagctTAGGTAGCTTAAAAGAATATAGTAATAACACTCTTACGATAAGTGATGTTCAAATAGACAAGAATGGCAAAGTTGATGAAAGCCAAATTGAAAgtgaatatttattacaaaaagaaaaatctatatTAGAAACTAATACTCAGACTGAAACACCATTACCAAAAATAAAACGATCAAGTGAAGTATTAACTTCTGTTGGAACTAGAAAGAGTTCAAAATTCTTAAACAGGGTATCTTATGATAAAGAAATTGATGGAACTTCAAGAAAATCCTTAGCTGCTGGAAAAAGAACTGTAAATACTAGAAAGAGTAAACAGCAATATATATCTAGTCCCAATATTCTAGCTATTGATGAAGATAATTACTTGAGTTCAAGAAATAGTGTTGTACCTCATACTGATGTTGTAACAAGGAGAACTTCTAGGTTGTCTAGAAAAAGTAATGAAAACATAAATTCTAGTGCTCATAGGGTACCAGCACAAAATTTCGATAATCAAACATCTTATAACATAGATGATGATAAATCTGAGTTAAAACCTGGTATAGTCCTAGAGCCAGGCAAAAGATGGGAAAGATCTCTCAGTATTTTCAGACGAATGACGACATTGGGTGGTAATTTAGATCAGTCAGTTTCGGAGGAAGAAAAAATTAGCAATAAAGGGCGGATGTATCGTCAAAGTGTCATCCATACTATGGAAATTCAGGACATATCAG TATCACTACACAATGAATCAGTTAGAAGTCGATTTAGTGACATCCATTCTAAACCTAGCAGGTCTACTATTAAAATTGTGAGG GAATCTAATGCATCCAGAATCAGTTTGTCTTCTACTTTGACATCTGAGGATTTAG GATTTTTGACAGAAGACTGTGATGATACGGTTGTCGAGTTATCGAAACTCTCGATCATCGGCTCTGACCACGAGGTCACTGTGCTAGACAACTTTAATGATTCGTCGAATCGGATAACTACCGCGCGCGATTACGTCCTGCGACGGTGCAATCAAACAGACGTTATACTGTTTGATGAATGCTATCCAGATAC GGCTCTGAAGAATTGCCGCAAGATCGGCGAGGGTGTGTACGGCGAGGTGTTCCTGTGGCGCGCTGGCGACGGCCGGGCTCGCGTGCTGAAGATTGTGCCAATCGCGGGCGACACCAAGGTCAATGGAGAGAGCCAGAAGGACTACCACGAGATTATATCGGAAATTGTAATTGCTAT gGAATTGAGCGCCCTACGCGCTCCCATAATAGAtattgaaaaacattttgatgAAGGGCAGACTAACGAAACATTGGATTTACATTGTGTAGAGAATGCCACGGATGTTTTCAATGAG GTTCTAGCAGTGCGCTGCGTATACGGCAACTATCCGTCCCGCCTGCTCGACCTGTGGGAGCTTTACGACGAGTGCAAGGGCTCTGACAACGACAACCCAGCGGTGCTGCCTCCGGACCAGCAGTTCATGGTGTTGGAGTTGGCCAACGCTGGCCAGGACCTAGAGGGCTACCAGTTCCATAACGCTGAGCAGGCCTATGCTCTCTTCAAGCAG GTGGCTTTTGGTCTTGCGGTTGCAGAGGAGGCGTTCCAGTTCGAACATCGCGATCTTCACTGGGGCAACGTGCTCATTGCGCCCACAGAGCAGAAG TACGCAACGTTCGTGCTGCGTGGTCGGGTGCACCGAGTAGCGAGACGCGGGGTGGCGGCCACCGTGATAGACTACTCGCTGTCCCGTCTGTCGCTGCGGCTGCCGAGCGCGGAGTCGGCGGCGTTGTACAACGACCTGAGTGCCGACGACGGGCTGTTCGACGCCGTGGGCGACTACCAGTTCTCGGTGTATCGCCTTATGAGGGACAAGCTCGG tAACGATTGGAAGAATTTCGAGCCATACACGAACATACTCTGGCTGCATTACATTGTGGATAAAATGATAACAGCTCTGCGCTACACCAGGACCAACACTAAGATACACAAGCACTATATTGCCAAGCTGAAGGAGATCAAGAATCGAATCCTGGACTACGGAAGCGCCGTCCAATACGTACTAACTGACAACGAACTATAG
- the LOC112051718 gene encoding PWWP domain-containing protein 2A — protein MAAVAATADMTIQKNSQILVNVEEALDDLIVVSYCAEDKKFQGVLLDSNKGNLPFGVYSLNPAFSKQPENADTKDDKLHSVSQRFTYQEPQYAVEGLQKSKKTSRKTKPQPRQKMTVRLRPRKVLCSNCQGICNENSENVDVSKKRKLDSDDDVPKDGSESSKLEKKYLMGSMLIPKLARLQPSEISSAIKTKSVSKPIDKSKSAKNIKSCDSSEQATRELAFVSVSDNSDLCDREDLKDGESSFSNLFSNARTLKICFGEGEGTVVKIPPLNSDYNEDSGVSCDMSKPTKPDSKAVKKALKKAKKEARKNSTIEKTVDIWIGHSPKHIGALSPRNNLSQTSTSIDLLEKKHKHKLKHKKKHKIQKQRDENTSKCESDIEYFGDIKNDCLKQKLSISLRRLSSNSYERREQDGFDDGETEAVPDFPANSTEGIGGKLLRVSPGDIVWGKVVGFPWWPGRVLSVTPTARAHVAWYASTTSSLMSCDSLSPFLEDFKTRFNKKKRGPYKEAVKQATIEAKRIESLSDPLGSPTHVTLTVSPHPIDVFS, from the exons ATGGCGGCTGTCGCTGCAACAGCCGATATGACGATTCAAAAGAATTCACAGATTTTAGTAAATGTAGAGGAAGCTCTAGATGATCTAATTGTGGTATCTTATTGTGCAGAAGATAAAAAATTCCAAGGCGTACTTTTGGACTCGAACAAGGG taatTTACCATTCGGAGTGTACAGCCTTAATCCAGCTTTTTCGAAACAACCAGAAAATGCAGATACTAAAGACGATAAGCTACATTCCGTTAGTCAAAGATTCACCTATCAAGAGCCCCAATACGCTGTGGAGGGtttacaaaaatcaaaaaaaaccTCTAGAAAGACGAAGCCCCAGCCTCGACAAAAGATGACAGTGCGTTTAAGGCCTAGAAAAGTATTATGTTCCAATTGCCAGGGGATTTGCAATGAAAATAGCGAAAATGTAGACGTGTCCAAGAAACGTAAATTAGATTCGGATGACGACGTCCCCAAGGACGGGTCTGAGTCATCGAAACTTGAAAAGAAGTATTTAATGGGCAGCATGTTGATTCCTAAACTGGCCAGGCTACAGCCAAGTGAAATTTCGAGTGCAATTAAAACCAAAAGTGTTTCAAAACCGATTGACAAAAGTAAAAGTGCGAAAAACATAAAGTCGTGCGACAGCTCTGAACAGGCAACCAGGGAACTCGCGTTCGTGAGTGTATCCGACAATAGTGATTTATGTGATAGAGAAGACCTTAAAGATGGTGAAAGTTCGTTTAGCAATTTATTTTCTAATGCGCGAACACTCAAAATATGTTTTGGTGAAGGTGAAGGTACTGTTGTTAAAATACCGCCTTTGAACAGCGATTATAATGAAGATTCAGGTGTTTCTTGTGATATGTCGAAACCTACCAAACCAGACTCTAAAGCTGTGAAAAAGGcattaaaaaaagcaaaaaaagaaGCAAGGAAAAACAGCACCATAGAAAAGACTGTCGATATATGGATAGGTCACTCCCCTAAGCACATAGGCGCATTGTCGCCTCGTAATAATTTATCGCAAACCTCTACTAGCATAGATTTACTAGAAAAGAAGCATAAACATAAGCTTAAACATAAAAAGAAGCATAAAATACAGAAGCAGCGTGATGAGAATACATCCAAATGTGAAAGTGATATAGAGTACTTTGGTGATATTAAAAATGATTGTTTAAAGCAGAAACTGTCTATCAGTTTGCGTAGACTAAGCAGTAACTCGTATGAGCGCAGAGAACAGGATGGTTTTGACGATGGTGAGACAGAAGCTGTGCCAGACTTCCCTGCGAACAGCACAGAAGGCATTGGTGGCAAACTGTTAAGGGTTTCCCCAGGAGACATTGTTTGGGGGAAG GTAGTAGGGTTTCCCTGGTGGCCAGGAAGGGTTTTAAGTGTGACACCCACGGCTAGGGCCCATGTAGCGTGGTATGCTTCAACCACCTCATCTCTAATGTCATGTGATAGCTTGAGCCCCTTCCTAGAAGACTTCAAG acTCGcttcaataaaaagaaaagaggTCCTTACAAGGAGGCTGTCAAACAAGCGACAATTGAGGCAAAGAGAATAGAATCTCTCTCAGATCCACTCGGCAGTCCCACCCATGTGACCCTGACCGTCTCACCCCACCCCATTGATGTGTTCTCATAA